A region of Pseudomonas putida DNA encodes the following proteins:
- a CDS encoding amino acid ABC transporter ATP-binding/permease protein, whose product MLLSGAVLACLTVLAGMALLGLSGWFISATAIAGLSAVTAFAFDVFMPSSGIRLFTLLRTFARFGERLVSHDATLAVLADLRVRLFRGWAAPQAARKLALRPSSLLYRLTGDIDALDSLYLRLLIPLGAASVATLAAVITLAMIKVELGIAVLLAMALTSLLILQRTCTAALRPARLRAHAVESLRSGTADLVAGQSELLLANRLGAQCQHIERIDARLATYDDQLHRIDTRAVLGFGLLSHLLQATTLLVCGWLVVNQVIALPVAVLAILVTLGMSEPLAALRRGALELGRTTLAASRLGPQLSNRDDWRKLPSVTEKGSNAFILDNISARYEGSSNDCLHGIDMQSQHGERIALIGASGAGKSSLLALLTGELSSRCGSFQIATHGWLTQRTELFQDSLRDNLRLANATASDEQLWQALEIAGLANSIADWPHGLDTLLGEGGIGLSGGQARRLALARLLLRKASVWLLDEPTDGLDALTANDVLNRLDEYGREHTWLLATHLRREARLAERLIQIEHGRITADHQRGSRDYDELLRSLRDD is encoded by the coding sequence TTGCTACTGAGCGGTGCAGTGCTGGCCTGCCTGACAGTACTGGCCGGCATGGCTCTGCTCGGGCTGTCTGGCTGGTTCATCAGCGCCACAGCGATCGCTGGCCTAAGTGCTGTCACTGCCTTTGCCTTCGATGTGTTCATGCCGTCGTCCGGTATTCGTCTGTTTACCTTGCTACGCACTTTCGCCCGCTTCGGCGAACGCCTGGTCAGTCATGACGCCACCCTAGCGGTACTGGCCGATCTGCGTGTACGCCTTTTCCGTGGCTGGGCGGCACCGCAAGCAGCGCGCAAGCTCGCCCTGCGCCCCTCCAGCTTGTTGTATCGCCTGACCGGCGATATCGACGCTCTCGATTCGCTTTACCTACGCCTACTGATTCCCCTCGGCGCGGCATCGGTAGCAACGCTCGCTGCCGTCATCACCCTCGCGATGATAAAGGTGGAGCTAGGCATCGCCGTTTTACTGGCCATGGCCCTGACCAGCCTACTGATTCTGCAGCGCACCTGTACAGCAGCGCTGCGCCCGGCACGCCTGCGCGCGCACGCCGTCGAGTCATTGCGCAGTGGCACTGCTGACTTGGTAGCCGGGCAGAGCGAATTGCTGCTGGCCAACCGCTTGGGTGCCCAGTGCCAACATATAGAGCGCATCGATGCACGACTGGCTACTTACGATGATCAACTGCACCGTATCGATACCCGCGCAGTGCTGGGGTTTGGACTGCTTAGTCATTTGCTACAGGCGACCACTCTACTGGTTTGCGGCTGGCTGGTAGTCAATCAGGTGATCGCTTTGCCGGTAGCTGTGCTCGCTATTCTCGTCACCCTCGGCATGAGCGAGCCACTGGCCGCCTTGCGACGCGGTGCATTGGAGCTGGGCCGCACCACGCTGGCGGCAAGCCGCCTTGGCCCGCAACTGAGTAACCGTGATGATTGGAGAAAACTGCCGTCAGTCACGGAAAAGGGCTCGAATGCGTTCATCCTGGACAACATTAGCGCCCGCTATGAAGGCAGCAGCAACGACTGCTTGCACGGAATCGACATGCAGTCGCAGCACGGTGAACGCATCGCCCTGATCGGGGCAAGCGGCGCCGGTAAGTCATCATTGTTAGCACTGCTGACTGGCGAGCTGTCGTCACGCTGCGGCAGTTTTCAGATTGCCACGCACGGCTGGCTGACTCAGCGCACCGAGCTGTTTCAGGACAGCTTGCGTGACAACCTACGCCTGGCCAACGCCACCGCAAGCGACGAACAACTCTGGCAAGCCCTCGAAATTGCGGGCCTGGCCAATAGCATCGCCGATTGGCCGCACGGTCTGGACACACTACTGGGTGAGGGCGGCATCGGCCTGTCTGGTGGCCAGGCCCGGCGCCTGGCCCTGGCACGCTTGTTATTGCGCAAAGCCTCGGTATGGCTACTGGACGAGCCGACCGACGGCCTTGATGCGCTGACCGCCAACGACGTGCTGAATCGCCTGGACGAATACGGCCGCGAACACACCTGGTTGCTGGCCACTCACCTGCGCCGCGAAGCCCGGCTGGCCGAGCGTCTCATACAGATTGAGCACGGTCGCATTACTGCCGATCACCAACGTGGTAGCCGGGATTATGACGAGCTGTTGCGCAGCTTGCGCGACGACTGA
- the cydD gene encoding thiol reductant ABC exporter subunit CydD, which yields MCSSKSEKAMLGHQAPRFGAILQTFAALFWLAQAAAIAWAVQSLLENRGMAAVWPAALTVLLVGVIRSLVEAWGGRVLYRSARAHISSLRHDALISLATRSPQDTQRASSGEAASVLAEQAEALLPYLLRYLPVQQRVMILPLLIAAVTTWFSWMAALVLLFAAPLIPMFMALVGWQAKAAAEKQWVEAGAMNGFLLDRLRGLTTLRALDAVEHTAERLQNSTQSLRKRTMRVLRIAFLSSAVLELFSALGVALVAVYVGFHLLGYLNFGAWGARLSLGEGLFILLLAPTFFEPLRELSAVWHDRAAGTSAIDAMVRLTERGVSLPERRTAPPGSALLSLSELAVQHAGNQQPVFRGLSLILQSGEHLAVTGTSGCGKSTLLATIAGLLPVSAGNLSTTLKPGEIGWIGQRQHVFAGTVQANISLGRPTVDNAAVQQALTLARLHAVDQAHPRQMLGEGGVGLSGGEALRLALARIAADPSIQLILADEPTAHLDRQTAREITQALLELGRGRTLLVATHDPALAAALDRQMSLDELCLPHQNPRRTEEQLQPC from the coding sequence ATGTGTAGCAGCAAGAGCGAGAAAGCCATGTTAGGTCACCAAGCACCGCGCTTCGGAGCCATTCTGCAAACCTTCGCGGCATTGTTCTGGCTTGCTCAGGCAGCAGCTATCGCCTGGGCGGTTCAAAGCCTGCTGGAAAATCGTGGTATGGCCGCAGTCTGGCCGGCTGCGTTAACTGTGCTGTTGGTCGGCGTGATACGTAGCCTGGTCGAAGCCTGGGGCGGGCGAGTTCTCTACCGCAGCGCGCGGGCCCACATTTCCTCACTGCGCCACGATGCACTCATCAGTCTGGCAACCCGCTCACCACAGGATACCCAGCGCGCCAGCTCTGGCGAGGCAGCCAGCGTGCTGGCCGAGCAGGCAGAAGCACTGCTGCCGTATCTGCTGCGCTACCTGCCCGTGCAGCAACGCGTGATGATCCTGCCACTGCTGATTGCCGCTGTTACCACCTGGTTCTCATGGATGGCCGCACTGGTGCTGTTGTTCGCAGCCCCGCTGATTCCGATGTTCATGGCACTGGTCGGCTGGCAAGCCAAGGCTGCAGCCGAGAAGCAGTGGGTGGAGGCAGGGGCCATGAACGGGTTTCTCCTTGACCGCCTGCGCGGCCTCACAACTCTGCGCGCCCTGGACGCCGTCGAACATACCGCCGAGCGCCTGCAAAACTCGACCCAATCGTTGCGCAAACGCACCATGCGCGTGCTGCGTATCGCCTTTCTATCATCAGCCGTACTGGAGCTGTTTTCAGCGCTCGGGGTGGCACTGGTTGCGGTTTATGTGGGTTTCCACCTGCTTGGCTATTTGAACTTCGGGGCATGGGGCGCTCGCTTGAGCCTTGGCGAAGGGCTTTTCATTCTGCTCCTGGCACCGACCTTCTTCGAGCCGCTGCGCGAGCTATCTGCGGTCTGGCATGACCGCGCTGCGGGCACCTCGGCCATCGACGCGATGGTCCGCCTCACTGAGCGCGGCGTCTCATTGCCTGAGCGCAGAACAGCGCCGCCAGGCAGCGCCCTGCTGAGCCTCAGTGAGCTGGCCGTACAACACGCAGGCAACCAGCAGCCGGTCTTCAGGGGCCTGTCGCTCATCCTGCAATCAGGTGAGCACCTGGCTGTTACTGGCACCAGCGGTTGCGGCAAATCCACCCTACTGGCAACCATCGCCGGTTTGCTGCCGGTCAGCGCTGGCAACCTGAGCACCACACTCAAGCCCGGAGAAATCGGCTGGATCGGCCAGCGGCAACATGTATTCGCCGGCACCGTGCAAGCCAATATCTCGCTGGGCCGGCCTACTGTGGACAACGCTGCAGTGCAACAGGCTCTAACGCTAGCTCGCCTGCACGCGGTAGACCAGGCACACCCCCGGCAGATGCTTGGTGAGGGCGGCGTAGGCCTGTCCGGAGGCGAAGCGTTGCGCTTGGCTCTGGCACGCATCGCTGCCGACCCCTCGATCCAGCTGATTCTGGCGGATGAACCCACCGCCCATCTCGACCGTCAGACGGCTCGCGAAATCACTCAGGCACTGCTCGAACTGGGGCGCGGTCGCACGCTGCTCGTTGCCACCCACGATCCGGCGCTGGCGGCAGCACTCGACAGGCAGATGAGCCTCGATGAGCTCTGTCTGCCGCACCAGAACCCTCGGCGAACTGAAGAGCAGCTGCAGCCATGTTAA
- a CDS encoding cytochrome ubiquinol oxidase subunit I, with translation MDLDIVSLSRLQFALTALYHFLFVPLTLGLSILLAIMETIYVMSGRVIWRQMTKFWGTLFGINFVMGVATGIVMEFQFGMNWSYYSHYVGDIFGAPLAIEGLMAFFLEATFVGLFFFGWDKLTQVKHLAVTWLMALGTNFSALWILIANGWMQNPVGSEFNPQTMRMEVNDFFAVLMNPVAQAKFVHTVSAGYVCGAIFVMGISAWYLLKGRHVDLAKRSMAVAASFGLAGSLSVVVLGDESGYLSGEHQQMKLAAIEAMWETQPAPASFTAFGFPDQEARETHYALHIPIVMGLIGTRSLTTEMPGIIDLVISAEERIRRGILAYDALEQIRAEGSTISISPVLKAMFESTGVDLGYALLLKRYVDDPRLATDEHIRKAAWDTVPQVAPLFWTFRIMVALGMFFIVLTAVFFWLSTRHRVDKHRWLLKVAVYAIPLPWVAIECGWLVAEYGRQPWVIEGVLPTALAVSSLGVKTLLLTIAGFVAIYTVLLVIEMKLMLKAIKHGPEDEAEQPEVMQPTLASVATHQPLHSSAEYFHDPA, from the coding sequence ATGGACTTAGACATAGTCAGCCTGTCGCGACTGCAATTCGCGCTCACTGCGCTCTATCATTTTCTATTCGTACCCTTGACGTTGGGGCTGTCCATTCTGCTGGCCATCATGGAGACCATCTATGTAATGAGCGGGCGGGTCATCTGGCGGCAGATGACCAAGTTCTGGGGCACCCTGTTCGGTATCAACTTCGTCATGGGTGTGGCCACCGGCATCGTCATGGAGTTCCAGTTCGGCATGAACTGGAGCTACTACAGCCACTACGTCGGCGATATCTTTGGTGCGCCGCTGGCCATAGAAGGGTTGATGGCATTCTTTCTGGAAGCAACCTTCGTCGGCCTGTTCTTCTTCGGCTGGGACAAGCTCACACAGGTAAAGCACTTGGCCGTTACCTGGCTAATGGCGCTGGGTACCAACTTCTCGGCGCTGTGGATCCTGATCGCCAACGGCTGGATGCAAAACCCGGTGGGTTCCGAGTTCAACCCACAGACCATGCGCATGGAGGTCAACGACTTCTTCGCCGTACTCATGAATCCTGTAGCTCAGGCCAAATTCGTACACACTGTGTCGGCCGGGTATGTCTGTGGTGCGATCTTCGTAATGGGCATCTCCGCGTGGTACCTGCTCAAGGGGCGGCATGTCGACCTGGCCAAACGCTCTATGGCGGTTGCCGCTTCCTTCGGACTGGCCGGCTCGCTGTCGGTAGTGGTGCTCGGTGACGAGAGCGGTTACCTGTCTGGAGAACACCAGCAGATGAAGCTGGCAGCCATCGAGGCCATGTGGGAAACCCAGCCGGCACCGGCCTCCTTTACCGCCTTCGGCTTCCCCGACCAAGAGGCGCGCGAGACCCACTATGCGCTGCACATCCCCATCGTCATGGGCTTGATCGGCACCCGCTCACTGACAACGGAGATGCCTGGTATCATCGACCTGGTAATCAGCGCCGAGGAACGCATTCGGCGCGGCATCCTGGCTTACGATGCACTGGAGCAGATCCGTGCCGAGGGTTCCACAATCAGCATCTCGCCAGTGCTCAAAGCGATGTTCGAGAGTACTGGAGTCGATCTGGGCTACGCCCTACTACTCAAGCGCTATGTCGATGACCCGCGTCTGGCGACCGACGAGCATATCAGAAAAGCCGCGTGGGACACCGTGCCACAGGTGGCCCCGTTGTTCTGGACGTTCCGCATAATGGTCGCCCTGGGCATGTTTTTCATCGTGCTCACCGCCGTATTCTTCTGGCTGTCCACACGCCATCGCGTGGATAAGCACCGCTGGCTGCTGAAGGTTGCGGTATACGCCATCCCGCTGCCATGGGTCGCCATCGAGTGTGGCTGGCTGGTTGCCGAATACGGTCGCCAACCGTGGGTCATCGAAGGCGTACTGCCAACCGCACTGGCGGTGTCCAGTCTCGGTGTAAAAACGCTGCTGCTGACCATCGCCGGCTTCGTGGCGATCTACACCGTGCTGCTGGTCATCGAGATGAAGCTAATGCTCAAGGCCATCAAGCACGGCCCAGAAGACGAGGCAGAGCAGCCTGAGGTCATGCAGCCAACGCTGGCTTCAGTCGCAACTCACCAACCTCTCCACTCGTCTGCGGAGTACTTCCATGATCCTGCATGA
- the cydX gene encoding cytochrome bd-I oxidase subunit CydX, whose amino-acid sequence MWYFAWLLGLPLAAAFAVLNGMWFEMTEDNTVRRALKSEIPSEGSANSDAS is encoded by the coding sequence ATGTGGTACTTCGCTTGGTTACTCGGTCTGCCTCTGGCGGCAGCGTTCGCCGTACTGAATGGTATGTGGTTCGAAATGACCGAAGACAATACGGTACGTCGCGCCCTGAAGAGTGAAATACCTTCGGAAGGCAGCGCCAACAGCGACGCCAGTTAA
- the cydB gene encoding cytochrome d ubiquinol oxidase subunit II — MILHELLNYDTLRLIWWVLLGVLLIGFAVMGGFDLGTGTLLPFIAKTDLERRVVINAVGPTWEGNQVWLVLGGGAIFAAWPQLYAVSFSGFYLAMFIILVALIIRPVAFKYRSKLESKAWRNSWDWALFVGGFVPALICGVAVGNVIQGVPFRLTPEMYIYYDGSFFELLNPFAVLCGLVSVSMLVAHGAAWLRIKTDGVLADRARTIGSIAMLTTIVLYALAGVALWHWIEGYSITSVINTTGPSNPLFKTAAVSQHAWFTNYDSKPWTLLAPALGFAGTLLACLLLRARRDNLAMLASSLGIAGIITSVGMSMFPFILPSSVDPRFSLTVWDSSSSHMTLFIMLVSTAIFLPLIVAYTTWVYRVLWGKVDAKAIEGGKGHAY; from the coding sequence ATGATCCTGCATGAACTATTGAACTACGACACCCTGCGACTCATCTGGTGGGTATTGTTGGGCGTCCTGTTGATCGGCTTTGCAGTGATGGGCGGGTTCGATTTGGGCACCGGTACCCTGCTGCCATTCATAGCAAAAACCGATCTGGAGCGACGCGTGGTGATCAACGCCGTCGGCCCTACATGGGAAGGCAATCAGGTATGGCTGGTTCTCGGTGGAGGTGCCATTTTCGCCGCCTGGCCGCAGCTCTACGCCGTATCGTTTTCCGGCTTCTACCTGGCCATGTTCATCATTCTGGTGGCACTGATCATTCGACCGGTGGCGTTCAAGTACCGCAGCAAGCTCGAGTCGAAGGCTTGGCGCAACAGTTGGGACTGGGCGCTGTTCGTTGGAGGCTTCGTGCCCGCCCTGATCTGCGGTGTAGCGGTGGGTAACGTTATACAAGGCGTACCGTTTCGCCTGACACCCGAAATGTACATCTACTACGACGGCAGCTTCTTCGAGCTGCTCAATCCCTTCGCAGTGCTCTGCGGCCTGGTTTCGGTGAGCATGCTAGTCGCCCATGGTGCGGCCTGGCTGCGCATCAAGACCGACGGCGTGTTGGCTGACCGAGCGCGCACCATCGGCAGTATCGCCATGCTGACCACCATCGTTCTATATGCATTGGCCGGAGTAGCGCTTTGGCATTGGATCGAAGGCTACAGCATCACCTCAGTGATCAACACGACCGGCCCTTCCAACCCCCTGTTCAAGACCGCCGCTGTCAGCCAGCACGCTTGGTTCACCAACTACGACAGCAAGCCCTGGACATTACTGGCACCGGCTCTTGGTTTCGCCGGCACGCTGCTGGCCTGTCTGTTGCTGCGTGCCCGCCGCGACAATCTGGCGATGCTCGCCAGCAGCCTGGGTATCGCCGGCATCATCACCTCGGTGGGCATGTCGATGTTTCCCTTCATCCTGCCGTCTTCGGTCGATCCTCGCTTCAGCCTGACCGTATGGGACTCCTCATCCAGCCACATGACCCTGTTTATCATGCTGGTCAGCACGGCGATTTTCCTGCCGCTCATCGTGGCCTATACCACTTGGGTGTACCGCGTGTTATGGGGCAAGGTCGACGCCAAGGCTATTGAAGGTGGCAAGGGCCACGCTTACTGA